The window ATGTCTGTCTGTCCTGCTGTGGACAAGCTTATTGTTTATTAGGTACACCGACTTGATAGAGATTGTAGCGGAATATTGGTGATGGGAAGAACACAGTTAAGTGCTTCAGTTCTGCATTCTGTCTTCCGTGAGAAAACATTTGGCACACAAACTGAGGTATACTGTTGTTCTTTGCAATCTTTATGGAGAACTTACTAATGACCGCACGGTTGAAGTCTATTTGCTTTTCCAAACCTGATTTATTACCTTTCACTTCTAAAGGATCTTGAAAGCAAGAAAAGAGTGTTGCAGAAGAGGTACTGGGCACTTGTCATAGGATGTCCCAGACGCTCCAAAGGGTTAATATCAGTACCACTGGGAAAGGTTCGGCAATCTAATCTTGTTAGCGTATTTGTCCACCTCCCTGTATAACGATCTATCTATTAATCTTATCAAAAAGCAATCTTATCAATCAACTCTGCACCAATCCTGAAATAGTTGGAAAATTCTCTATTAGTCCAGTCTGTTTGAGCATTATTTACTTACAAAAAAGAGGTGGTCTCCTTGAATATGTTTCATTCCAATACCAAATAGTTCATCTTTTATGACAAATTAGGGGAGCTCCCTCTATAACAAATAGGGAAAGAAGGGGGAAGCCCCTTAACATTTTGAAAGTGTCGGTGGAGTCTTGGGTATTGGAGGTAGCATCACGTTTCACAAATCTTGACGGTCTCTATGGAAGCTTTTACATTATCCTGGATTTATTAGATAGTATCAATTATCCCAATTTTCACGGAATGGTGCAAGGCTGAGTGGTAACGCAAGTGGGAATATTGTTTCATGGGCAGATGTAGGAAAAAAGGTTATCATGTCAGACCATTTTATGAGAGTCAGGAGCAACTGATTTCATTGGACCTCAATAACTCAGCTTAAGTCAAAATTCTCCCTTTCAAGCAGAAAAACTGGCAGAAAGAGAAAGTTGAGAGGTCATAATGCACAAGAACTTTCTTAACAAGAACGACACATTAAAGAGCTCTGATCACGATTCCTTTTTGCTGTGTAAATGGCATGCTGGTATGCAGGGCATCCAACACTTTATAGAACTCTGGTCAAGATTGACTTTATCAACTACATCTTGTGATGCCACAATTCGTCCATCAGTTTATATTTTCCGTaattttagctttgttacattttcTCTTCAACGATATTTAAATGCTCAAGGGGTCAAGGTTTATTTGGACCAGGGAGGGGGTGTTTCATAACTGAAATTCAAACCTGCTATCTTCTTTCTCCTTCATCAATTGTTTAATGCATTGTTAAACATTTTTGCTACAGAATAAGTTTTCTGTAAACTTGATTTCATATTGTTTCCATCTTTCAGGTGGTGTTGGACAATGGAAAATCTGAGCGCATCACAATTATGTCTGATGTCAGAGAGCCATCAGCACAGTTTGCCGTAACAGAGTATAGGATCATTGGATCCTCTGAAAAAGGTTGCTTCTGAATGCTAACCATTTTCTTTGGGCTACTCGGAGAAGTTTCTGCAAGAGCTCTTGTTGTAATTCCTCTTTTGCTAAGGGTTTGGGGTGGGGTTGGGGGGTGGGGGCTGCGATATCTTACTTTTATTCCAGTACAACATTTGGCACAGTTACTTAAAGCACAAGGGTTTTAGATGGAATTCAACTTAATTTTTTTGTCGTCAATTATTGAAGATCTAAAATGATTCATGTGAAATGTGCAAGTCCCGTGACCTAGACCTGTAATCTGTAGGAGAGAAACTTCTCTTTGTAAATCATTTCAAGGAAAAAGCACTGACATTCAATTTTGAGTAATTCAGTATGGAGGCAACACATATAGGTTGGATAGTTGAAACTTGTAGGGCCCTATGTGATTTTTGCATTGCTTGTTCACACTGCATGAATATTCTGTATTGGGAAATGGTAAAGGGTCTCCATAAGATACTTGTTGGGGGATAGATTTCTTATTGCACAATGTACGTAGGCACATATTGTCCTGGTCATTCTTCATTTTTCTGTTGCTTAAACAAGAGTTATTGTGCCAATGCTAAAAGATAGTTACTGGTTTGCATTATTTACAGGATCAATTCTAGAGAACTGGTTGCTTGTATTGGTGGACAGAAAGTTCTTCCTTCAgttttaataaatatattctcATATCTTCTCAAACATCTTTGTTTATGGATATATTTTCTGTTGCTGAAACTGCAGGTTACACATGGCTAGAGTTATCTCCACTTACCGGCAGAAAGCACCAGGTACGCAGAACAGCTTTTCTATGATGCTAGCTTCAACTTTTGCTAGCTAGTAAATGTGAAACTGATTATTTCACTATCTTTGTATTGAAGTTACGCGTTCATTGTGCTGAGGTATTAGGGACGCCAATTGTAGGGGATTACAAGTATGGTTGGCAAGCTCATAGAAAGTTGAAACATCTGTCTTCGTCCACTTCAATTGTGAACCTAGGTGCACGTATTCTCGAGCAAGAAGCAGATCCATTCAGCCTTCGTTTAGGGAATGGAAGTATTTCAGACAAGcagcctcatcttcatcttcactGTAAGGAGATGGTTTTGCCCAATTTTTCTCTGGCTTTGCAACAAGCTCGAGTAGTTTCAGGTGCTGATCTCGTACATGTTGAAAGTATCAAGCTGGTTGCTCCTTTGCCCTCCCACATGCAAAAAAGTTGGGACTGCTTGAGTTCTTGATTTATCTCAGAATGGATTGGCTTCTACTGATGAGCACTACAGAACTGGAGCGAGGATACTGACTGGAGAATATATGGTTATATTATTACTTCTTCTGAGAGAAGACATCATGTTTTCTTTTGGAACTTTGATTCCCCTCAAGGGTTTACTCCTAACAAGGGATAAAAGTGAGGAGGCCGATATTCACGAATGTGGCACTTGGGAGTAGTTAATCAGATCATCGCTGAATGAAGATGGTTTCTTGGCCTACCGACTTCCTGCTTTAGAGAGTGAGAGCATGCTTCATTACGCTGAAAGTTGGCAGAAGCTTTACTCTAGTTGGTGCTGCAGATGTACCTTGGCAATTTCTTGGCATACTAAAGTTTTCTTAATCCACAAATTTCTTCTATTCTTTTTGGCTTGGTTTATAGTTATTTTAGAGTTGGCAGTTATAAAACTCTTGTGGTTGTATGTTGATACTTTTGAAGACCAGTTATTCATAAACCAGAAGCTTATATGGTTAGGCCTCAATGGACTCTACCCATAACGTGAAATTGGGCTTGCATGAATTGGATCCATTGCCTGAAATTAGCCTTGTGTCCCTTTTTTGGGGCGAACGGCACAAATAGCCACTAAAAGCAGTGGCTTTTATTTTAAAGCAACTGTTTTCAATGTATTTAGACTTTAGCCACTCCTTTAAAAAATTTATACCTGactggacgaaaatacccttctggtataacttatacctacGCTATCAACACAAGCAGCAGTTACACAAAGAGAAGAAGCGAGCAGCAACATCAGTTAATGTCTTCATTTTAGAAattgaattcaaaaaaataagaacACTATATCCTTAACTTTGATTCTACTGGCCTCATTTtgcaaattgaataaaaaaactTAAGGACAAAATGTCCTTCACTTTGTTGTTGTTCTCTGTATACAAAGTCCTGTAGCTTGAGTTTCAAATTGTatgttttaatttctggttcaaatgttaaggactgacagtccttaatttttaaatacatgtttaaatgttaaggactagcAGTCCTTAACtattaattccatgtttaaatgttaaaggacagacagtccttagcttttaatttcttgttcaaaagttaaggactgacagtccttaacttttaattccatatttaaatgttaaggactggcagtccttaactttaattacatgtttaaatgttaaaggacagacaatccttagcttttaatttctggttcagaagttaaggactgacagtccttaacttttaattccatatttaaatgttaaggactgatagtccttaactttaattatatgtttaaatgttaaaggacagacagtccttagcttttaatttctggttcaaaagttaaggacatgcagtccttaagttttaatttctggttcaaaagttaaggacatgcaatccttaagttttaatttcttgttcaaaagttaaggactggaagtccttaacttttaattctatgtttaaatgttaaggacagacagtccttatcTTGGTCATGCACTTACAGTACACTTGTTCTTAATTCTACAAGGATTGCTTTATAACGTATGTCCTTTGTTTCCTATTCTCTTGACTTGTAGGATGGAAACAATATGCATAATAGTTGCTTTTAATGGTAGATGAACTGAAGACTATAAATATCTTGAAACAGAACATAAATCATGAACTAGCAAATGAAAAAGTACCCAATGCCTCGAGTGCCACCAGTTACAAGAGCATTCATGCCATAAAGGGACCATCTATTCACTTTTCCACTACACTTAGTGGCAGCGGCAGTAGTTGTGAGTCGAACTGAACTGCAATTCATCCATGGGTTTATTATAAAGTTTCtgggttttggaagttgaagtttgtgCTTGAGAGAAACAACAACAGTGtgtgaaatgaagaggggttccgacattttcttttggagagagagagagacaaggGATTGAGGGATTGATGTGCACAGATAAGGGATTGAGGGATTGATGCTGTTGACCAAGCATGGAGGATGCTGACCATGAAATCACCTTGGGTATTCCAGATGAAAATGCAACgcgaaagagaggaagaaagggTAAAATTGTCTTTTTTCTAttagtagtggctatttttgctgagcattataattagtggataaaaattaaagacACCCTTAATTAGTGGCTACTACACGCTATTTTTACTAATGAAATCAAAAAAGATACATTTGAGCTATATTTGATcgccccatttaacctatacctatttttttaaaaacttttaacttgtacctattttttaaataacttcagcccctttctcctcctcattCCCCTTTCTTCTCCTCCTTCTAACTTTTACCTTTTATGTagtatgtatttatttttggtGCTCAGCACATATTGAAATAATTTATGTTTGCTTTAAATGTACATCTGTATTCTGTAATATAATACCTTTAAAGTTGTTGTTCTACTCATAATAAGAATTTATGCTGAATACGCTTGTATATTGATAGTTCTTTATCTTTATCAGGTAGGTTTAGAAGAGAacttgtttaaaataaaatttgaatttaagaGTATTAATAATTCAGTAAGCAAGAAATAACTGGAGTTTAAAATTACAAAGCGAAAGACAAAAAAGCAGAagctgaaaaagaaagaaaagaactggAACATACAAGcactagaaagaaaagagaactaaataacttcagctctagagttgaagttcgacagttacaaaacaaaaacttcagctctagagctgaagttatttagttctcttttctttctagttGATCAACCGCGAAACACCGAAAACAGTAGTGATTGCctcaaacttcagctctagagctcaagtttcccagttacaacacaaaaacttcagctctagagctgaagcttacaaacaaaaacttcagctctagagctgaagttcgacagttacaaaataaaaacttcagctctagagctgaacttcaggcccgactactagaatgctgaagttttgcgtgattgtctttgctacttcagccccgtatgctgaagttatgcgaaaaagcgggtacgtttgcaattttttttgcaaagcaggcataagttaaaacgtgacacaaaaagcgggtatagatgcaaatgcccccttTTTTGGTAGAAAGTATAACATGAAGAATTATCCTAAATAGCCGATCATCCAATCGTATAATTATTGTATAATCTATGTAATACTAGCCACGAACATGGACTCAGGCCTATGTAACTGGTCAGTTTCTCCCCTTATAAAACttagaggaattttcagaaaccactattgtttagtggctgtTAACTTCCTATAgttaccatatacataattacttcttatagctactattcagttgttatGGTAATGTATTCGCTGTattcaaatacaacaacaaaaagtGCCTAAAAATTAGAGTAGTCCCGTTgcacgcgcatgtattcacatgtattcgcgtcatgtattcatgaatgtataaagcgcctaaaatcaaggcagtccagctgtacgcacatgtattcacatgtattcgcgctgctgtattcaaaaagcgcctaaaatcagggcagtctaGCTGTATGcgcatgtattcatatgtattcgcgctgttgtattcatgaatacagccgTAAAAAGCACCTAAAATCAGGACAGTCCAGTTGtatgcgcatgtattcacatgtattcgcgctgctgtattcatgaatacagctgTAAAAGCACCTAAAATCAGGgtagtccagctgtacgcgcatgtattcacatgtattcacgccatgtattcatgaatacaataacaacaatcacCTTAAACAACTGTCTAAGAGagaaaaaaacataaatagcATATTTTATGCCTAGAGGCGGCTCAACATATACGGGGCCTAAAGCCATGGTTTAATATGAGGCctaaattttttttcaaaagttataagatattttttatttgaagtctattcttctaactttttgagatacaaagttgttaataatttttttataatcgaTTTTCTCTAATAGTTCATGTTCAATTGATCAGATAACCAACTcatttaatctttcttgagatattgttgatcttagataaaatttacaaagcaatAGAAGTATAAAACTATTGAAAACTTAAAAGTATTGTTGAACACTTGAACTAATGAAATCTTTGAGAAAAAAAGTGAGTAATGAAATCTTGGAGAAAGAAAGTGAGTAAGAATATATAGGATTTTCTGAGATATGAAGAGATTAGAAAAAAGAAAGATTGACTTGGACAAATTAAGGAAGATAGAGCAAAATTTTTAATGAAGGAGTAAAAAGTGAAAAACTGAAACATTGGAAAAACTATTCATCTACCCATTTTTAAGTAAGTCAAATTATTACCTCATTTATATATCTAAaaagctttctttccttttatattaaaaactctaTTTTTCTgtattaaaagtactaaatattattttttaaatacttataaacttattatttttaaaaaatattttggggCCTAAGGCACAAGCCTTACCCCTCATTATTATGGAGTCGGCCTTGttcatgcctcaatggtagtatataccataaatactcattttgctataaaatataaaagctagctacataaaataatattttaaaataattttgatttataataaggCAAAATGGCCTCAGACTACCTAAACTTGCACCAGATTTTAAAGCCGGTATATgaacttttgatttttttattttagcaCTTCAACTCAATAAAAATACTTATTATAAACTCCTCCCTCAGAGCGTGTATCTCAATTGCCTGACATAAATACCACGTCAGATGCTAAGACCATTTATTGTCGGCCATTTGTAATTTGTGGGTCCCATCTTTTTTTAAGACCAATTTACCAATTGTTTAATGTTTCACCTCTTTCCTTTATTCTTCGCTATATCTCTACCATAACCTTGCCCCGACCAACCACCATTTTCAATGGTAAAAATCCAATTGATTGTACAAATTTGGGCATGGcaaaaaaagcaagaaaagaaagaggaaatagtAGAAGCAAAAGGGAATCAAAGCATAGAGAAGGTGTGCAAAAGATGCAAACAGACATCAATTTCACCTTCTAACAACTCAAATTCATTCCATTCTCATAAAAATTCAGAATCGTTCCAACAAGGTTTCCCTTGAAAAAGATAGCACCTCGGCGACAATCATCAAATCAAACTAACAGACCTTTTTATACCTATTGATTTCCACTCTAAAAGTGTCAAACAATTTCGCCTTCCCAGAAAAGAAGATCACCAAAATTACTGTACCACCATAGCTCTGCCAACCATTGAAAAAATGAGATAGACCAACGTCAAAATGATTACTTTGTGTCGAAACGAATACTATCCAAGGGGTCGTCCAATGAAGAGAAAGAAGGTAGAGGTGGAGGAACGAGAACACGTGGGGAGAAAGAAAGGAAGTGGGGGAGTGTAACCATGAATGTGGCCCAAAAAAATATTCAAGCGCAACAATAAGTGTTGACTCAGTCCAGTTAGCTTTAAGAACATTTCATTATTCATTGTATGgtagaaaataaaagaacaaatGATTACATTTTTGTACAGGACAATTCATTTTACAAGAAATAGAAAATATCTTTCTCTCTTTTCGCTCATTTTCCTCTTTTGTTCAGTTTTATGTgtttttcccaaatttcatccTCTACCTCGAATTTCTATGatctaacatggtatcagagcggtgaATTCGGCAGTGCTCATCTTCCGTATTCGATCGATCCTACCCTCGCTGGTGTTCTGGTGGTACTTTCCGGCGACATCAATTCTGATTCACGAAAATTAGGGTTTTCTTCATATTTCTCTAATTTTCTCACAAGACATTTGATTCTTCGGGTTGTAGAGGAAGTACAATACAATTTCTGTTTTTATTACATACTTTGTGGTTTATTGTGATAGTTCAGTGGTATTTTTGATTGTTACTAGTGGTTTTTGTCGATTTACTGCACAATGAGTACTATTTCTGCTACTACTTCGGATACTACACAGTCTTCGTCATCTTATGGGTCTGAGGGCTTTACTCCGTTTTCTGTTAATCCTTCACACCCTTTCTACATTCATCCGTCCGATAACCCAAATAATCCTTTAGTTTCACCTCCTTTCGATGGTCGAGGTTTTGTTGCTTGGAGGCGAAACATGTTTGTTGCTCTATTTGCGAAAAACAAGCTAGGGATTGTAATTGGAAGGAATCCCCAACCAAGTCCCGATTCTTCTTATTTCTTCGCTTGGGAGAGATGCAATGACATGCTTATCTGTAGTTCCTTCTGTGACTCATTATGTACCTTGTAATCCACTTTCTGTTGATAATAAAATTGATGTGTTTTGGCATCAAAGATTGGGACACATGCCTTTTCACAAGATGAAAGGTACTCCTGTTTGTCTGATAAGCTTCCCTCTAAATAGGCTTTCCTTTGTTTGTTTGCCTCATGGCTAGGAAACAGAGATTATCTTTTCTGAAAGTTCTATCCATACCAGTGTTCCCTTTCAACTTGTTCATATTGATATAAGGGGTCCTTATCACATCAAAACCTATAATGATTTTAGGTATTTTCTTACTCTGGTTGATGACTACTCTAGAGTTACTTGGACTCACTTATTATCTTGCAAAAGCAATGCTCTTTCTGTACTACAAGACTTTGTCTCTATGGTCAAGGTTCATTTTCAATCACACGTTAAAGCTTTTAGATCTGATAATGCTTTTGAATTAGGGGGGAGTTCTGAATGCCAACAGTTTTTTTCTGCCAATGGTATTTTACACCAGACTTCTATACCCCAtacccctcaacaaaatggggtggtTGAGAGGAAGCATAAGTTTCTCCTTGAAGTTTTCAGAGCTTTGTTGTTTCAGTCTAACCTTCTCCTAAAGTATTGGGGGGATTGTGTATTGACTACAACTTATCTTATTAATCGACTTCCTTCTACTATTCTGCACAATTCCTCACCCTTTGAGAAATTTCATGGCCATTCCCCTTCTCTTAGTCACTTGAGATGTTTTGAGTGCTTATGCCATGCTTCTTCCCCAATACATAGTAGAGATAAATTCCAATCTAGGTTCATATTTGCAGTTTTTATTGGTTACCCTTGTGGTAAAAATGGGTACAAACTTTTGAACTTACAAAATCATTCAATATTTTACTCTAGGGATGTCATATTCCATGACCATGTCTTCCCTTATCAACCTCCTGCCTCTAATCCATCTTCATCTCCCTTTGTTGACATTTCACCTCCTTCTGCTACATCCCAACCTATTTCTGCCCATTCTTCTTCCCCTTCTCCTCCTCTTGATATACCTCTTATTCCTACCCTTACACATGCTTCTTCTTCCTTTCTatcttctctttctccttctcaatCTACACCCTCACAGATTATTTTTCCCGCACCTCAACCTCCTTCCTTTTCCTCTCCACCTGTTCCTTCACCTTCACCTCCTCAACAGCCTGCTCCTCTCATTCTTAGGAAGTCATTTAGGCCTACTACCACTCCTTCTTACATCTCTGACTATGTCTGTTCTTCTATTCAGTCTACCCCTGTTTTTCCCAGTGCCAAGGTATCTACTGTTGAAATACACATGCTTGAACCTCAGTTTTATCAGTAGGCAGCTTCTCAACCTGCTTGGAAGGCTGCCATGCTAAAAGAATTTGAAGATCTTGATGCAAATCATACTTGGGATATGGTTCTCATCCCTTTCCACAAGAAGGCCATCCCTTGTAAGTGGGTTTACAGATCAAACAAAGATCTGATGGTACtattgaaagatacaaggctaaATCGGTTATTAGAGGGGACACACAAAAGGAAGGGATTGACTACACCGAGACTTTTTCCCCTGTAGTTAAACTAGCCACTATCAAATGTTTACTTTCCCTTGACTGTTAAGGAAACTGGACATTTTTTCAACTTGACGTTAGTAATGCATTCCTTCATGGGGATCTTCGTGAAAAGGTTTACATAAAAGTTCCTCCTGGCCTTGTTATTTCTTCCTGCTCTTAGCAAACTCAGAAAATCTTTTTATGGCTTTAGGCAGGCCTCTAGACAGTGGTTCTCCAAACTTTTTGAAGCACTTGCTAGGGGTTACATATCCAACAAAAATGATTACACCCTGTTTAGTAAGCCTTCTAATGGCTCTTTGGTGGTTTTGGATATGTATGTTAATGATATCCTACTTGCTGGTAATGATCTTTCTGCGATGAATGGTTTAAAAGAGTTTCTGGATGCCCAGTTTAAAATAAAGGATTTGGGGACTATTCACTATTTTCTAGGGCTAGAGATTACTCAACATCCTGATGAGTAACTCATGAGCCAACAAAAATACACTGCTGATTTGTTTTCTGAATTCCATTGTGACCATTTTACTCCCGTTGTCACTCCTCTTGACCCTTCTACCAAGTTTTTGGTTGACATGGGTGAGCCTTTGGATGATGTCAGCACCTATAAGTGGCTTGTTGGTAAGCTGAATTTCCTCCAGAATACTAGGCTTGATATTTCATTTTAAGTGCAACAGCCTCAAGTTCCTCATATGATGGCTGGGATTCATGTCCTAAGGTAATTATTGTCTAACCCTGATAAGGGTATTCTTCTCTCCAAGTCTGCAAATTTTTCTCTCAAGGCATATTTTGTTTCTGATTGGGTTGCCTGTGCTAACTCGAGAAAGTTAGTCACCGGTTTCTTCATCACTCTTGGGGGTAGTCCTATTTCTTGGAAGAGTAAGAAACAACCTATCATCTCTCTTTCCTCTGCTGAAACAGAATACAGGGCTTTGAAGATGGTCGTGGCTGAACTGTCTTGGCTTTGTAGACTACTTGGTGATCTTGGCTTCTTCATTTCATCTCCGGTTTCTGTTCACTATGACAGTCAAGCTTCTCTCCACATTGCAAAGAATCATGTTTTTCACGAGAGGGCAAAATACTTCGATATTGACCGCCATTTTGTTCGTGATTGTCTTCAGTCTGGCTTCATTTCTTTGACCTTTGTTCTTTCTGACAGGCAGCTAGTTGATCTCTTCACTAAGTCTTTGTGTGGTGTTGTTCATCGGGATATTCTGTCCAAGCTGGGAGAGGGGGTGTAAACATGAATGTGACTCAAAAGAATATTCAAGCCCAACAATAAGTGTTGACCCAGTCTAATTAGTTTTAAGAACATTTCATTATTCATTGTATGgtagaaaataaaagaacaacTAATTACATTTTTGTACAGGACAATTCATTTTACAAGAAATAGAAAATATCTTTTTCTCTCTTTGCTCATTTCCCTCTTTGTTCAGTCTTATGGGTTTCCCTCCAAATTTCAACCTCTACCTTGAATCTCTGTGATCTAACAGGGAGAGGGAGGAGAGGGGGATAGGTAAAGAAGAAGATCAGGGCTTACCAGAGGgatttaggatttttatttattattatttttttatcttttatttactTTAACTTTTTTTATtcagattaatttttttttacataggGTAATTCGAACCACGCCCTTTTTTTTGCGTGATTAGCACGCACTTTGACTACGCCAGCTGTACCATTTCCACATAAGCATGTCAAATGTCAAATGTGCTTACTTATAAGCAATTAGTTGAGTTAAGGTGCTAAAATGGGAGAATCAAAAGTTCATATATCGACTTTAAAATCCGATGCAAGTTTAGGTGGCCGGGAGGCCATATTGTTTTATAATAATTATGGTGTATATCTTTGCTATAGAGGTAAAATTTCCTACATTTTTCTCTAATCGGATAACGAAAGGCTTCTTCACTAGTCTTGGCGTTGACGCCCTATCAAGCCCTAAGACAAGCTCAATGTTCCTAAGAATAGGATTGTCATATTTTATtgggaaaatgacattgtatatgTATGCGGTAAAAATCAGAGGGTCTAATTTTATAGTCATTATGACGCTTTGTAGGCACGTCTCCAAAGGCTCGAGATAATGGTCGAGGTTCAACCCCGAGGGGTTATTGACGTTTGACCTCAGGGCAGTGCAGATCGGTAGTTATGATGGAAAaatgggaagttcccaaggcacgtgatttaggctgaccaagtctattaggcta of the Nicotiana tabacum cultivar K326 chromosome 7, ASM71507v2, whole genome shotgun sequence genome contains:
- the LOC142162416 gene encoding uncharacterized protein LOC142162416, with amino-acid sequence MVKIQLIVQIWAWQKKQEKKEEIVEAKGNQSIEKWFLSIYCTMSTISATTSDTTQSSSSYGSEGFTPFSVNPSHPFYIHPSDNPNNPLVSPPFDGRGFVAWRRNMFVALFAKNKLGIETEIIFSESSIHTSVPFQLVHIDIRGPYHIKTYNDFRYFLTLVDDYSRVTWTHLLSCKSNALSVLQDFVSMVKVHFQSHVKAFRSDNAFELGGSSECQQFFSANGILHQTSIPHTPQQNGVVERKHKFLLEVFRALLFQSNLLLKYWGDCVLTTTYLINRLPSTILHNSSPFEKFHGHSPSLSHLRCFECLCHASSPIHSRDKFQSRFIFAVFIGYPCGKNGYKLLNLQNHSIFYSRDVIFHDHVFPYQPPASNPSSSPFVDISPPSATSQPISAHSSSPSPPLDIPLIPTLTHASSSFLSSLSPSQSTPSQIIFPAPQPPSFSSPPVPSPSPPQQPAPLILRKSFRPTTTPSYISDYVCSSIQSTPVFPSAKAASQPAWKAAMLKEFEDLDANHTWDMVLIPFHKKAIPCKWVYRSNKDLMASRQWFSKLFEALARGYISNKNDYTLFSKPSNGSLVVLDMYVNDILLAGNDLSAMNGLKEFLDAQFKIKDLGTIHYFLGLEITQHPDE